One part of the Verrucomicrobiota bacterium genome encodes these proteins:
- the ispG gene encoding (E)-4-hydroxy-3-methylbut-2-enyl-diphosphate synthase: protein MKYCSDPLTYKRRKTREVTVGKVKIGGENPIRVQSMITCDTKDTDACVKQTLELVQAGCEIVRITAPTVKDAANLKNIKAELARQNCDVPLVADIHFKPAAAMEAAQWVDKIRINPGNFADKKKFNVREYTDDEYEDELLRIEQEFLPLLYLIKERKIALRIGTNHGSLSDRIMNRYGDSPLGMVESALEFARICRKFDFHNFLFSMKASNPKVMVNAYRLLVSKLNRHGLDWNYPIHLGVTEAGDGEDGRIKSAIGIGSLLCDGLGDTIRVSLTEDAINEIPVANAMAVFAEKQSHYPSSQHEIVLSYDPFEYTRRHSMELDMQGVPCGGENTTRVFAIKSVFEGLKDRLKAMGDTAPEIVYETSDVLEIDLTDEQQIKEINTLEEPKMVTVKDGTELSPVTAFRVLASKVHPMHPILLKDTFHPEREYDMMQSLLMSSTYIGSLICDGIGDAILIRSEKAPGASIRLGYNILQASGNRIFKTDYVACPSCGRTLFDLQTTTARIKAATDHLKGVRIAVMGCIVNGPGEMADADFGYVGGAPRRINLYVGKTPVKFNIPEDEAVDRLVDLIKEHNKWVEPSNESEEVPTAAAI, encoded by the coding sequence GTGAAATATTGCTCAGATCCCCTTACTTATAAACGTCGCAAGACGCGAGAAGTTACTGTAGGTAAAGTAAAGATAGGTGGAGAGAACCCTATACGAGTTCAGTCCATGATTACCTGTGACACAAAGGATACAGATGCTTGTGTCAAACAGACTTTAGAATTAGTTCAAGCTGGCTGTGAAATTGTTCGAATTACTGCGCCTACTGTTAAAGATGCAGCTAATCTCAAAAATATAAAAGCTGAACTAGCTCGTCAAAATTGTGATGTTCCCCTTGTAGCGGATATTCATTTCAAACCTGCTGCAGCGATGGAAGCTGCCCAGTGGGTTGATAAAATTCGTATTAATCCAGGAAACTTTGCAGACAAGAAAAAGTTTAATGTTCGTGAGTATACTGATGATGAGTACGAAGATGAGTTGCTTCGCATTGAGCAGGAGTTTTTGCCGCTATTGTATTTGATCAAGGAGCGTAAGATTGCACTACGTATAGGCACAAACCATGGATCATTATCCGATCGAATTATGAATCGCTATGGAGATAGTCCGTTAGGCATGGTTGAAAGCGCATTGGAGTTTGCCCGCATTTGTAGGAAATTTGACTTTCATAATTTTCTTTTTTCCATGAAAGCCTCGAACCCCAAAGTCATGGTAAATGCTTACCGTTTGCTTGTTTCAAAGCTTAACAGACATGGCCTTGATTGGAACTACCCAATTCATTTAGGTGTTACCGAAGCTGGAGATGGTGAGGATGGTCGTATTAAAAGTGCCATTGGAATTGGATCCTTATTGTGTGATGGACTTGGTGATACTATACGCGTTTCTCTAACGGAAGATGCCATTAACGAAATTCCTGTGGCCAATGCCATGGCAGTCTTTGCTGAGAAGCAAAGTCATTATCCTTCTTCTCAACATGAGATAGTACTTAGTTATGATCCATTTGAATACACGCGCAGACATAGCATGGAACTTGATATGCAAGGAGTGCCGTGTGGGGGTGAAAATACAACTCGTGTCTTTGCTATTAAAAGTGTTTTTGAAGGCCTGAAAGACAGACTCAAAGCTATGGGTGATACGGCACCTGAAATTGTTTATGAGACTTCAGATGTCTTGGAAATAGATCTTACGGATGAACAACAAATTAAGGAAATCAACACCTTGGAAGAACCCAAAATGGTGACTGTCAAGGATGGAACAGAATTGTCCCCAGTCACTGCCTTTCGAGTTCTTGCTTCTAAAGTACACCCCATGCACCCGATTCTGCTCAAAGACACTTTCCATCCTGAGAGAGAGTATGACATGATGCAAAGCTTATTGATGTCCTCGACTTATATTGGATCACTGATTTGTGATGGAATTGGAGACGCTATATTAATTAGATCTGAAAAGGCCCCAGGCGCTAGTATCCGATTGGGTTACAATATTTTGCAAGCGAGTGGAAATCGTATCTTTAAAACAGATTATGTCGCTTGTCCTTCCTGTGGTAGAACTCTCTTCGACTTGCAAACGACAACGGCACGTATTAAAGCTGCAACCGATCACCTAAAAGGGGTACGCATTGCTGTGATGGGTTGCATTGTTAATGGCCCAGGTGAAATGGCAGATGCTGACTTTGGCTACGTGGGAGGCGCTCCTAGGAGAATTAATCTCTATGTTGGGAAGACTCCTGTGAAGTTTAATATACCTGAAGATGAGGCCGTTGATCGACTTGTTGATTTGATTAAAGAACACAACAAGTGGGTAGAACCTTCTAATGAATCGGAAGAAGTGCCAACCGCTGCAGCTATCTAA
- the rseP gene encoding RIP metalloprotease RseP, which translates to MDILTILSFIITFIGALFVFGITVFVHELGHYLAAKQQGLVIEKFAIGFGPKIFGFKHDGVEWVINWLPIGGFVALPQMAPMDMVEGETEKKAVDLPEISPKAKIITAFFGPLFSFLLAVVAAVAVSFIGYPKSIDSKTTTIGFFSDTSPAQSAGMEIGDKILSVNGKKVICWQGHPDGLVETIIFNSDGSPLKIEVEKALGGVKTYDVTPVKNPDLENLYTIGIMAAQGNIMVGNVIDNSPAQKAGLQKNDIVLKVNGEKVYNTLQITEKVDEAPTQPIELIIEREGKKMPFSVKPEYPVYDKDGEKVPYERPIIGIGWAVDPERDTYIYKPSPMEQIVHNGTLVFRVLNALITPNDGINAGHISGPIGILRSVQHSWLADWRFVLSFCVMLNVNLAILNLLPIPVLDGGHIVISIVEWIRRRPVEGKFLYATQSAFFVLLMGFILFVTFKDLSREVRGFKQGQELSEIREKNRTLSFPEKPITIKESQ; encoded by the coding sequence ATGGATATTCTCACGATACTCAGTTTTATTATAACCTTTATAGGTGCTTTATTTGTTTTCGGCATAACGGTTTTTGTCCATGAATTGGGCCACTATCTTGCAGCTAAACAGCAAGGGCTAGTCATTGAAAAATTTGCTATAGGATTTGGTCCTAAAATATTTGGATTCAAGCACGATGGAGTCGAATGGGTCATTAATTGGTTGCCTATAGGTGGTTTCGTCGCCTTGCCTCAAATGGCTCCTATGGACATGGTTGAAGGTGAGACGGAGAAAAAGGCTGTGGACTTACCGGAAATATCGCCCAAGGCAAAGATTATCACCGCTTTCTTTGGTCCTTTATTTAGCTTTTTACTTGCGGTAGTAGCTGCAGTAGCTGTTTCTTTCATTGGTTATCCCAAAAGCATTGATTCTAAGACAACCACTATTGGCTTTTTTTCTGATACAAGCCCCGCGCAATCAGCAGGGATGGAGATTGGAGACAAAATTCTGAGCGTTAATGGCAAGAAGGTGATTTGCTGGCAAGGGCATCCTGATGGCCTCGTAGAGACAATTATCTTCAATAGTGATGGTAGCCCCTTAAAGATAGAAGTCGAGAAGGCATTAGGAGGTGTAAAAACATATGATGTCACGCCGGTAAAAAATCCTGATTTAGAAAATCTCTATACCATAGGGATCATGGCCGCCCAGGGTAATATCATGGTAGGGAACGTCATCGATAATTCTCCGGCTCAGAAGGCTGGATTGCAAAAAAATGACATCGTCCTAAAAGTAAATGGGGAAAAGGTTTATAACACCTTGCAAATCACAGAAAAGGTTGATGAAGCCCCGACTCAACCTATTGAGCTAATCATTGAAAGGGAGGGCAAAAAAATGCCTTTCAGTGTGAAACCTGAATATCCGGTTTATGATAAAGATGGGGAAAAAGTTCCATATGAGAGGCCTATTATAGGTATTGGGTGGGCAGTGGACCCTGAAAGAGATACTTATATTTATAAACCTTCTCCCATGGAGCAGATTGTTCATAACGGCACTTTGGTTTTTAGAGTTTTAAATGCCTTGATTACGCCTAACGATGGCATTAATGCTGGCCACATTTCAGGTCCTATAGGTATTCTAAGGAGTGTTCAGCACTCATGGCTTGCGGATTGGAGATTTGTTCTTTCGTTTTGTGTGATGCTAAATGTGAATTTAGCTATTTTAAATCTTTTACCGATCCCAGTGCTGGATGGTGGGCATATAGTCATTTCTATTGTTGAATGGATCAGGAGGCGTCCAGTCGAGGGTAAATTCCTTTATGCAACACAGTCGGCTTTCTTTGTTCTCTTGATGGGTTTTATATTATTTGTGACATTCAAAGATCTTTCCCGGGAAGTTAGGGGCTTTAAACAAGGGCAAGAGCTATCTGAGATAAGAGAAAAAAATAGAACACTTAGTTTCCCGGAAAAACCAATTACGATTAAGGAGAGCCAGTAG
- a CDS encoding 1-deoxy-D-xylulose-5-phosphate reductoisomerase produces MKRVILLGSSGSIGESTCKVARQLPDQMKLVGLAVSSSTHKLLEQAKEFQPEAVAVYQEDKLNDITGELPNSCRLYSGAQGLVDLVKETDAEMVLVAIVGTAGLEPALIALETGKDLAVASKEILVMAGERVTSTAKKYDRAILPVDSEHNAIFQCLESHKTNQVRRLILTASGGPFRLLPKNDFNDITLAQALKHPTWNMGQKITIDSATMFNKGLEMIEARWLFDVEMARIDVLVHPQSIVHSMVEYIDHSILAQLSHSDMCFPIQYAVTYPDRYANNLRPLDFAELGQLLFEAPDPDKFPALRLAREAGEAGGTLPAVLNAANEVAVDYFLKEDARFPQIWHTVESVMQEHDNIASPDLDAIISADSWARRRAQAIYQELAAI; encoded by the coding sequence ATGAAACGGGTCATATTATTAGGTTCCAGTGGATCGATTGGGGAAAGTACGTGTAAAGTTGCACGTCAGCTACCAGACCAAATGAAGCTAGTGGGGTTAGCTGTCAGCAGCAGCACACATAAGCTCTTAGAACAAGCGAAAGAATTTCAACCGGAAGCTGTTGCCGTCTATCAAGAGGATAAATTAAATGATATTACTGGAGAACTGCCCAACAGCTGTCGTCTTTATTCAGGAGCTCAGGGTTTAGTTGATTTAGTGAAGGAGACGGATGCAGAAATGGTTCTCGTGGCCATCGTGGGAACTGCAGGTTTGGAGCCAGCCTTAATTGCCCTCGAAACGGGCAAAGACCTGGCTGTGGCAAGTAAAGAGATTTTAGTGATGGCTGGTGAGCGAGTCACTTCTACTGCCAAGAAGTACGACCGGGCGATCTTACCAGTTGATAGTGAGCATAATGCTATTTTCCAATGTCTGGAGAGTCATAAGACCAATCAGGTCCGACGCCTCATACTCACCGCTTCAGGAGGTCCGTTTAGGTTGCTACCCAAGAATGATTTTAACGATATTACGCTTGCACAGGCGTTAAAGCATCCCACTTGGAATATGGGGCAAAAAATTACCATTGATTCGGCTACTATGTTTAACAAGGGTCTAGAAATGATTGAAGCTAGGTGGTTGTTTGATGTAGAGATGGCGAGAATTGATGTGCTGGTTCATCCTCAAAGTATCGTTCATTCCATGGTCGAGTATATTGACCACTCTATCCTAGCCCAGCTCAGCCACTCTGATATGTGCTTTCCTATCCAGTATGCTGTAACGTACCCAGATCGTTATGCCAATAACTTGAGGCCATTAGACTTCGCTGAACTAGGCCAACTTCTTTTTGAAGCGCCTGATCCAGATAAATTTCCAGCTCTTCGTCTCGCTCGAGAAGCTGGAGAGGCCGGCGGAACGCTGCCTGCTGTCCTGAATGCTGCGAACGAAGTGGCGGTAGATTATTTTCTCAAGGAAGACGCTAGATTCCCTCAAATCTGGCATACTGTAGAATCTGTCATGCAGGAGCATGACAACATTGCCAGTCCTGATCTAGATGCTATAATTTCGGCTGATAGTTGGGCAAGGCGGAGAGCGCAAGCAATTTACCAAGAGCTAGCAGCTATCTAA
- a CDS encoding phosphatidate cytidylyltransferase: protein MFVARLASFLVIWSIIITLVVFKFSEGTFILVALVGILAQWEFYQLQKGKGLHVFAKLGTSAGIAFFAVLYFQIFHAGLTAKYSSVTEILIFMGIILASLSRQIFDKDQSTPVVSIALTLLGFFYVPYLFSFMERILFWQTSQMDGAYLVLYLVAVTKFTDVGAYVAGKTFGRHKMSPTISPKKTWEGFVGGLIVALGFSLALVYFLPNNLASLSGVHAWVLGILLPVISVVGDLAESVIKRDAKSKDSGGTIPGIGGALDLIDSLLFTAPLFFSYLILFVKL, encoded by the coding sequence TTGTTTGTTGCAAGGTTAGCATCTTTCTTAGTTATCTGGTCAATTATTATCACCTTGGTGGTATTCAAATTCTCAGAGGGGACATTTATCTTAGTCGCGCTCGTAGGGATTTTAGCGCAGTGGGAATTTTATCAGTTACAAAAGGGTAAGGGACTACATGTTTTCGCTAAACTTGGAACAAGTGCCGGTATAGCATTCTTTGCGGTTCTTTATTTTCAAATCTTTCATGCGGGTCTTACTGCAAAATATAGCAGTGTGACAGAGATCTTAATTTTCATGGGAATTATTTTGGCTTCTCTCTCAAGGCAAATATTTGATAAGGACCAATCTACACCAGTGGTATCGATCGCCCTAACGCTATTGGGTTTCTTCTATGTGCCTTATCTATTTAGCTTTATGGAACGGATTTTGTTTTGGCAGACCTCACAAATGGACGGCGCTTATCTGGTTCTTTACCTGGTAGCAGTCACCAAGTTTACGGATGTGGGTGCTTATGTTGCGGGTAAAACTTTTGGTCGCCATAAAATGAGTCCTACCATCAGTCCTAAAAAAACATGGGAAGGCTTTGTAGGAGGGTTGATTGTAGCACTCGGCTTCAGCTTGGCTTTAGTTTATTTTCTCCCCAACAATTTGGCCAGTTTATCGGGAGTACATGCTTGGGTTTTAGGGATTTTGCTGCCCGTTATCAGTGTCGTAGGTGATCTAGCAGAATCCGTGATCAAGCGGGATGCGAAGTCCAAAGACTCTGGGGGAACGATTCCCGGTATTGGAGGTGCCTTAGATTTAATTGATAGCTTACTCTTTACGGCACCACTTTTTTTCTCTTATCTGATACTTTTTGTTAAATTATGA
- a CDS encoding isoprenyl transferase produces the protein MNESPKFKKVPKHVAIIMDGNGRWAKERSLPRLKGHEQGAEAVREALEAAADIGVKYLTLYAFSVENWSRPKPEVDGLMLLLVDALKRYKKDLIKRQIRFDTIGRVEDLPQKVQRTLSNTIEATSKNRKGTLVLALSYGGRTELVDAVKSVANKVAEGELQASEIDENLISKNLYTAKMPDPDLLIRTSGEMRLSNFLLWQLSYTELYVTPVLWPDFKKENFYEAVREYNSRNRRFGGV, from the coding sequence ATGAATGAGAGTCCAAAATTTAAAAAAGTTCCTAAGCATGTTGCAATTATCATGGATGGTAATGGGCGTTGGGCCAAAGAGCGTAGCTTACCCAGACTTAAGGGTCACGAGCAGGGAGCTGAGGCGGTTCGCGAGGCCTTAGAAGCCGCCGCAGATATAGGCGTTAAGTATCTAACTCTTTATGCATTTTCAGTAGAGAATTGGTCTCGACCAAAGCCTGAGGTCGATGGCTTGATGCTTTTGCTAGTTGATGCCCTGAAAAGATATAAAAAAGATCTTATTAAGCGTCAAATTCGGTTCGACACTATTGGACGAGTAGAGGACTTACCACAAAAGGTACAACGCACTTTAAGCAATACGATTGAAGCAACTTCAAAAAATAGGAAAGGGACTTTGGTGTTGGCACTTAGCTATGGGGGAAGGACGGAGCTAGTTGACGCAGTCAAGTCTGTGGCGAATAAGGTTGCAGAGGGTGAATTACAAGCTAGTGAAATAGATGAAAACCTGATATCCAAGAACTTATATACGGCTAAAATGCCTGACCCTGATCTCCTCATTCGCACAAGCGGTGAAATGAGACTCAGCAATTTTCTCTTGTGGCAGTTATCATATACTGAGCTCTACGTGACTCCTGTCCTATGGCCCGATTTTAAGAAAGAAAACTTTTATGAAGCTGTTCGTGAATACAACAGCAGAAACCGTAGATTTGGAGGTGTATAA
- a CDS encoding adenylosuccinate synthase, with translation MMNTVLVGVQWGDEGKGKIIDFLTEVNDVVVRSQGGNNAGHTVEVGEKQYILHLIPSGILTKAKKCLIGNGTVVDPLSLVQEIEGLHERGIKTRGRLYLSDRAHLVMPYHRIADAGNEASKRVKIGTTKRGIGPTYQDKINRVGFRVHDLLDKDSFAGKLKARIREVNKIHKQNGWEALSAAKVNKSFMDAAELLRPYICDGIHLLHDFMDAKKRILFEGAQGTFLDIDYGTYPFVTSSNTTSGGSCTGAGIPPTSINTVYGVVKAYTTRVGEGPFPTEEDSLGDLLHGMGREFGATTGRARRCGWFDGVLARFSGRINGVDKLAITNIDGLDGLEEIKVCEYYKLGRKKLDYPPSNPEALKACKPIYTTFKGWKTSTSKAREWKDLPLKARQYLKVLSELSGSKIDIVSVGPKRQETFYV, from the coding sequence ATGATGAATACGGTATTAGTCGGAGTTCAGTGGGGAGACGAAGGTAAGGGAAAAATAATTGATTTCTTAACCGAGGTAAATGACGTTGTAGTTCGCTCTCAAGGAGGAAATAATGCAGGCCACACAGTTGAGGTTGGCGAAAAGCAGTATATTTTGCACCTAATTCCTTCCGGTATTCTCACTAAAGCCAAGAAGTGTCTTATTGGTAATGGAACCGTCGTGGATCCGCTGTCCTTAGTGCAAGAGATTGAAGGCCTACACGAGAGGGGTATCAAGACAAGGGGCAGATTATACCTAAGTGACAGAGCCCACTTGGTGATGCCGTATCATCGTATAGCGGACGCAGGTAATGAAGCTAGCAAGAGAGTTAAGATTGGGACTACTAAGCGTGGCATTGGTCCAACATATCAAGATAAAATAAACCGAGTTGGTTTCAGAGTTCATGATCTGCTAGACAAAGATTCTTTTGCAGGGAAATTAAAAGCTCGTATTCGTGAGGTTAATAAAATTCACAAGCAGAATGGATGGGAAGCATTATCTGCCGCAAAGGTGAATAAATCCTTTATGGATGCTGCTGAATTGCTTCGTCCGTATATTTGTGATGGCATCCATCTTCTCCATGATTTTATGGATGCGAAAAAGAGAATTTTATTTGAAGGAGCTCAAGGAACGTTTTTGGATATCGATTATGGCACTTACCCTTTTGTGACTTCCTCAAATACCACGTCTGGGGGATCTTGCACGGGAGCAGGAATACCGCCTACGAGCATCAATACTGTTTATGGAGTTGTAAAGGCCTACACGACCCGAGTAGGTGAGGGGCCTTTTCCTACGGAAGAAGATTCTTTGGGTGACCTGCTTCACGGAATGGGTAGGGAGTTTGGGGCAACGACTGGTAGGGCAAGAAGATGCGGTTGGTTTGATGGAGTTTTGGCTCGCTTCTCGGGCAGAATTAATGGCGTAGATAAACTGGCTATCACAAACATAGACGGGCTTGACGGTTTAGAAGAAATAAAGGTTTGCGAGTATTATAAACTAGGCCGTAAGAAGCTTGATTATCCACCAAGTAATCCCGAGGCTTTAAAAGCCTGCAAGCCAATTTATACTACTTTTAAAGGGTGGAAGACCTCCACAAGTAAAGCACGCGAATGGAAAGACCTACCACTTAAGGCAAGGCAGTATCTGAAAGTTTTATCTGAGCTTTCGGGGAGCAAGATAGATATCGTTTCCGTAGGGCCTAAGAGGCAAGAAACCTTCTATGTCTGA